The proteins below are encoded in one region of Desulfobaccales bacterium:
- a CDS encoding flagellar basal body-associated FliL family protein: MTEATPKKPRRLKLLLLAAVTLLLLSGGGLAYLILTDDPSAAGPPAGGKEEAKAGPGATMSLEPFLINLADQETRRYLKIKVELGVDQDKTIKELEKVLPRIRDAFILLLGSKTYKDVATPEGKLRLKEEMLQQLAQIPGGKKVREVFFTEFVAQ; encoded by the coding sequence ATGACCGAGGCGACCCCGAAAAAACCCCGACGTCTCAAACTCCTGCTCCTGGCCGCGGTGACCCTGTTGCTTCTGTCCGGCGGCGGCCTGGCCTATCTGATCCTGACCGACGACCCCTCGGCGGCCGGCCCCCCGGCCGGCGGCAAGGAGGAAGCCAAAGCCGGCCCCGGCGCCACCATGTCCCTGGAGCCCTTCCTCATCAATCTGGCGGACCAGGAGACCCGCCGCTACCTGAAGATCAAGGTGGAGCTGGGGGTGGACCAGGACAAGACCATCAAGGAGCTGGAAAAGGTCCTGCCCCGCATCCGGGACGCTTTTATCCTGCTTCTGGGGAGCAAAACCTACAAGGATGTGGCCACCCCTGAAGGCAAGCTGCGCCTGAAAGAGGAGATGCTGCAGCAGCTGGCCCAGATCCCCGGGGGGAAGAAGGTCAGGGAAGTTTTCTTCACCGAGTTTGTGGCCCAATAG
- a CDS encoding YebC/PmpR family DNA-binding transcriptional regulator, whose protein sequence is MSGHSKWSTIKRKKGAVDAKRGKIFSKLAKEITVAARLGGGDPSGNPRLRAAIAAAKEENMPKENIIRAIRKGTGEEGGGSALEEVYYEGYGPEGVALIVESLTDNKNRTVADVRHLFAKFGGSLGEPGCVAWMFDKKGVIVFEGVDEDALLEAALECGAEDLQNSGSQLEVLTDPANFVEVKEALEAKGFKPVLAEIQLRPKTTVSITEEERAQKVLKLVEMLEDHDDVSNVFANFDIPDKIMEALM, encoded by the coding sequence ATGTCCGGTCATTCCAAGTGGAGCACCATCAAACGCAAAAAAGGCGCGGTGGACGCCAAGCGGGGGAAGATCTTTAGCAAGCTGGCCAAGGAGATCACCGTGGCCGCCCGCCTGGGGGGCGGGGATCCCAGCGGCAACCCGAGGCTCAGAGCCGCCATCGCCGCCGCCAAGGAAGAGAACATGCCCAAGGAGAACATCATCCGGGCCATCCGCAAGGGCACCGGCGAAGAGGGCGGCGGCAGCGCCCTGGAGGAGGTCTACTACGAGGGCTACGGCCCCGAGGGGGTGGCTCTCATCGTGGAGAGCCTCACCGACAACAAAAACCGCACCGTGGCCGACGTCCGGCACCTCTTCGCCAAGTTTGGCGGCAGCCTGGGCGAGCCGGGCTGTGTGGCCTGGATGTTCGACAAAAAAGGGGTCATCGTCTTTGAGGGGGTGGATGAGGACGCCCTCCTGGAGGCCGCCCTCGAGTGCGGCGCCGAGGACCTGCAGAATTCCGGCAGTCAGCTGGAGGTGCTCACCGACCCGGCCAATTTCGTGGAGGTCAAGGAAGCCCTGGAGGCCAAGGGCTTCAAACCGGTCTTGGCGGAAATTCAGCTCCGGCCCAAGACCACCGTGTCCATCACCGAGGAGGAGCGGGCCCAGAAGGTCCTCAAGCTGGTGGAGATGCTGGAGGACCACGACGATGTCAGCAATGTCTTCGCTAACTTCGACATCCCGGACAAGATCATGGAGGCCCTGATGTGA
- a CDS encoding site-specific DNA-methyltransferase gives MDTWAKIILGDSRSMPEAADASVDLVVTSPPYWHLKDYGVPGQIGYGQSLHEYLQDLYRVWGECFRVLRPGGRLTVNVGDQFARAAIYGRYKVIPLHAEIIVQGERLGFDFLGSIIWQKKTTMNTTGGAPVMGSYPYPPNGLVEIDYEFILIFKKPGPGKKVSREVKEASRLSKEEWKEYFAGHWHFGGARQVGHEAMFPEELPRRLIRMFTFVGDTVLDPFLGSGTTARVALEQGRNAIGYEISDTFLPLIREKLGLAHRLPFEERVTLITRKEPSPLPKIDYVPAIQNAFPEQNALAADYRQQDLPRVVRIIDENTILLNDGRKVGFRGVKIKDKADTIDYLKRQVLHKRVIIKEADSDAQCTKFMACVYLRNKIFVNRYLIESGLAAPDGEGRKIEKGES, from the coding sequence ATGGATACCTGGGCCAAAATCATTCTGGGGGACAGCCGCTCCATGCCAGAGGCGGCCGACGCCAGCGTTGACCTGGTGGTCACCTCCCCCCCTTATTGGCACCTCAAGGACTACGGTGTCCCCGGCCAGATCGGCTACGGGCAGAGCCTGCATGAATATTTGCAGGATCTGTACCGGGTCTGGGGGGAGTGCTTCCGGGTGCTGCGGCCCGGGGGGCGGCTTACCGTCAATGTGGGGGATCAGTTCGCCCGGGCCGCCATTTACGGGCGCTACAAGGTCATCCCGCTGCACGCCGAGATCATCGTTCAGGGGGAGCGCCTGGGTTTCGATTTCCTGGGGAGCATCATCTGGCAGAAAAAGACCACCATGAACACTACCGGCGGCGCGCCGGTCATGGGCTCCTACCCTTATCCCCCCAACGGCCTGGTGGAGATCGATTACGAATTTATCCTCATCTTCAAGAAGCCGGGCCCGGGGAAGAAGGTGAGCCGGGAGGTGAAGGAGGCTTCCCGGTTAAGCAAAGAAGAGTGGAAGGAGTACTTCGCCGGGCATTGGCACTTCGGGGGCGCCAGGCAGGTGGGACATGAGGCCATGTTCCCGGAGGAGCTGCCCCGCCGGCTCATCCGCATGTTCACCTTCGTAGGCGACACGGTGCTGGACCCCTTCCTGGGGAGCGGCACCACGGCCAGGGTGGCCCTGGAGCAGGGGCGCAATGCCATCGGCTATGAGATCAGCGACACCTTCCTCCCCCTCATCCGGGAGAAGCTGGGCCTGGCCCACCGCCTGCCCTTTGAGGAGCGGGTCACCCTGATCACCCGGAAAGAGCCTTCCCCGCTCCCGAAAATCGATTATGTGCCCGCCATTCAGAACGCTTTCCCGGAGCAGAACGCCCTGGCGGCAGATTACCGGCAGCAGGACCTGCCCAGGGTGGTGCGCATCATTGATGAAAACACGATTTTATTAAATGACGGCAGAAAAGTGGGGTTCCGAGGAGTAAAAATAAAAGACAAGGCTGACACAATTGACTACTTAAAACGCCAGGTTTTACATAAAAGAGTGATAATAAAAGAAGCAGATTCCGACGCTCAATGTACAAAATTTATGGCCTGTGTATATTTAAGAAATAAAATCTTTGTCAATCGTTATCTCATAGAATCCGGCCTGGCGGCGCCGGATGGTGAGGGCAGGAAAATTGAGAAAGGTGAATCTTAG
- the ruvA gene encoding Holliday junction branch migration protein RuvA codes for MIGFLEGRLLEKTPGQILVQVGGVGYQVFISLTTFYALPEPPAAVSLHIHTRLQEEALNLYGFADPEEKDLFLQLLGIPRVGARMALNILSGVGPEEFRQALAAGDVRRLAAIPGVGKKTAERIVLELKDKTRPVPKGRPRPAPDQAREDALSALLNLGYTRAQADKALETAAAQGASTLEELLRQALRWLAK; via the coding sequence ATGATCGGCTTTCTGGAAGGCCGCCTCCTGGAGAAGACCCCCGGCCAAATTCTCGTGCAGGTGGGCGGCGTGGGCTATCAGGTCTTCATTTCCCTCACCACCTTTTACGCCCTGCCCGAACCCCCGGCCGCGGTCTCGTTGCATATCCACACCCGCCTGCAGGAGGAGGCCCTGAACCTGTACGGCTTTGCCGACCCGGAGGAAAAGGACCTGTTCCTGCAGCTCCTGGGCATCCCCCGGGTGGGGGCCCGCATGGCCCTGAATATCTTGAGCGGCGTGGGGCCGGAGGAGTTCCGCCAGGCCCTGGCCGCGGGTGACGTTAGGCGGCTGGCGGCCATCCCCGGGGTGGGGAAAAAGACCGCCGAGCGCATCGTCCTGGAGCTGAAAGACAAAACCCGGCCGGTCCCGAAAGGACGCCCCCGCCCCGCCCCGGATCAGGCCCGGGAGGATGCGCTCTCCGCCCTCCTCAACCTGGGTTATACCCGGGCCCAGGCGGACAAGGCCCTGGAGACGGCCGCCGCCCAGGGGGCCTCAACCCTGGAGGAGCTGCTGCGCCAGGCCCTGAGGTGGCTGGCGAAATGA
- the ruvC gene encoding crossover junction endodeoxyribonuclease RuvC: MTPQVVVGVDPGSQATGFGVVAGGRQQVAHVAHGQIAPRGRAPLPERLRQIYDALLEILQRHRPHTLALEDLFLARNVKSAFTLGQVRGVILLAAAQMGVPVQVYPALVVKKAVVGYGQASKSQVQLMVEQLLGLKVSGQHAADALAVGLCHLFHLRLPLIAP; this comes from the coding sequence GTGACGCCCCAGGTGGTGGTGGGGGTGGACCCCGGCTCCCAGGCCACCGGCTTTGGCGTGGTAGCCGGCGGGCGCCAGCAAGTGGCCCATGTGGCCCACGGCCAGATTGCCCCGCGGGGCCGGGCCCCCCTGCCGGAGCGCCTGCGTCAAATTTATGACGCCCTGCTGGAGATCCTGCAGCGCCACCGCCCCCACACCCTGGCCCTGGAGGACCTCTTTCTGGCCCGCAACGTCAAAAGCGCCTTCACCTTGGGACAGGTCCGGGGAGTGATCCTCCTGGCCGCCGCCCAGATGGGGGTGCCGGTGCAGGTCTATCCGGCCCTGGTGGTGAAAAAGGCGGTGGTGGGCTACGGCCAGGCCAGCAAGTCCCAGGTGCAGCTCATGGTGGAGCAGCTTTTGGGCCTGAAGGTCAGCGGCCAGCACGCCGCCGATGCCCTGGCGGTGGGCCTCTGCCACCTCTTCCACCTGCGCCTCCCCCTGATCGCCCCATGA
- a CDS encoding RlmE family RNA methyltransferase: MPRPGVPDPYRRQAREAGYVSRAVFKLKALDAKYHLVRRGQRVLDLGCSPGSWLQYLGERVGPEGLVLGVDLNPPAVPLKPPLDFLAGDVQSLDLAALREKAAVFDLVVSDLAPLTSGIREVDESRSLALARAALAAARELLRPGGHFLVKVFEGPELPALVAEVRQVFAEVHRAKPPGSRAASRELYLVGLKKRGASGPPDQNPEQHG; this comes from the coding sequence ATGCCGCGCCCCGGAGTGCCGGACCCCTACCGGCGCCAAGCCCGGGAAGCCGGGTACGTTTCCCGGGCCGTCTTCAAACTCAAGGCCCTGGATGCCAAATATCATCTGGTACGCCGGGGGCAGCGGGTGCTGGATCTGGGCTGCAGCCCCGGGTCCTGGCTGCAATACCTGGGCGAGCGGGTGGGCCCGGAGGGGCTGGTGCTGGGGGTGGACCTGAACCCGCCGGCGGTGCCCCTGAAGCCACCCCTAGACTTTCTGGCCGGGGATGTGCAAAGTCTAGACTTGGCAGCCCTCCGGGAAAAGGCGGCGGTCTTCGACCTGGTGGTGAGTGACCTGGCGCCCTTAACCAGCGGCATCCGGGAGGTGGACGAAAGCCGCTCCCTGGCCCTGGCCCGGGCAGCCCTGGCCGCGGCCCGGGAGCTTTTGCGGCCGGGCGGCCATTTCCTGGTCAAGGTCTTCGAGGGGCCGGAGCTCCCGGCGCTGGTGGCGGAGGTGCGGCAGGTCTTTGCCGAGGTCCACCGGGCCAAACCGCCCGGCTCCCGGGCGGCCAGCCGGGAACTTTACCTGGTGGGCCTCAAAAAACGGGGAGCTTCAGGGCCGCCGGACCAGAACCCGGAGCAGCATGGCTGA
- the pbpC gene encoding penicillin-binding protein 1C: MSGPVRRRLRACLLLLLLGGGALAAGQVERLSRIDPARLAPAPGPLVLDRHGRILRLGLDAQGRKVILLPPGPLPPLVVQAFVAAEDRRFWQHPGVDFVAAGRALLSNLTHGRIVSGASTLTMQLCRQLEPGPRTYGRKLTEMARAVRLEAAFPKEEILRHFLNRVPLGGNLVGVETAARAYFGCAAAELTPAQAAALAALAKAPTRLHPRKAPAALLSRRQRVLQVMGFLGYLTPHQVALAHHEPLSLAPGAPALPFAAPHFVNLVLASAPLPSHGLVTTTLDLDLQSRAEAILTSHRERLRRHGARQAALVALDNRSGEILALVGSLEYSRREQGLVNGASAQRSPGSALKPFLYALALDLGLTPATLLPDVERRYRIPGGEFQPLNFDRTAHGPVSFREALGNSLNLSAVRLLSHLGPECFYATLEKLELISPAAPGPEHYGLGLVVGNVEVSLLALAQAYATLANGGLFRPLRLLKDSPEPPPRRVFSAQAAYIISDILTDPVARGRVFGASQAMNPPFPLALKTGTSSRYRDCWAVGYTRDHTLAVWVGNFDGHPTREASGAQVAAPILAALAAELYRHRPPEPLPRPAGLVAMDICAFSGQRPGPACPHRTRELFIAGAEPGEICTLHHPGEPWHRLTPEYAGWLKGRHLKASAGRFRLAGFPADLERLFHPTPISTTQTWPSPAKGAISMPDRHTTGGGVSIVRPLAGERYVLPPGSASLSLTAAAEVQAPLPAVSWYLNGRELARVGPPYEVELQLPRGRHRLAALDPLGFGDEVEVRVE, from the coding sequence ATGTCCGGCCCGGTTCGCCGTCGCCTGAGGGCCTGCCTGCTCCTGCTACTTCTGGGAGGGGGGGCGCTGGCCGCGGGGCAGGTGGAGCGGCTAAGCCGCATTGATCCGGCCCGTCTTGCCCCTGCCCCCGGCCCCCTCGTCCTGGACCGTCACGGCCGCATCTTACGCCTGGGACTGGATGCCCAGGGTCGCAAGGTCATCCTCCTGCCCCCCGGCCCCTTGCCGCCGCTGGTGGTGCAGGCCTTTGTGGCGGCGGAGGACCGGCGCTTCTGGCAGCACCCCGGGGTGGATTTTGTGGCCGCAGGGCGGGCGTTGCTGAGCAATCTCACCCATGGCCGCATCGTCTCCGGGGCCTCCACCCTCACCATGCAGCTTTGCCGTCAGCTCGAGCCCGGGCCCCGCACCTATGGCCGCAAGCTGACGGAAATGGCCCGGGCCGTGCGATTGGAAGCCGCCTTCCCCAAGGAGGAGATCCTGCGCCATTTTCTGAATCGCGTGCCCTTGGGGGGCAACCTGGTGGGGGTGGAGACCGCCGCCCGGGCGTATTTCGGCTGTGCGGCGGCGGAACTCACCCCGGCCCAGGCCGCCGCCTTGGCTGCCCTGGCAAAGGCGCCCACCCGGCTCCATCCCCGGAAGGCCCCCGCGGCCCTCCTCTCCCGGCGGCAGCGGGTTTTGCAGGTCATGGGATTCTTGGGGTATTTAACCCCCCACCAGGTGGCGCTGGCTCACCATGAACCCCTGTCTCTTGCTCCCGGAGCCCCCGCCCTGCCTTTTGCCGCGCCACACTTCGTCAATCTGGTACTGGCCTCCGCCCCTTTGCCCTCCCATGGCCTGGTAACTACCACCCTGGACCTGGACCTGCAGTCCCGGGCCGAGGCCATCCTCACCTCCCACCGGGAACGCCTCCGGAGGCATGGCGCCCGCCAGGCAGCCCTGGTGGCCCTGGATAATCGCTCAGGCGAAATCCTGGCCCTGGTGGGCTCCCTGGAATACAGCCGCCGTGAGCAAGGCCTGGTCAACGGCGCCAGCGCCCAACGCTCCCCCGGCTCGGCCCTCAAGCCCTTCCTTTATGCCCTGGCCCTGGACCTGGGACTCACCCCGGCCACCCTGCTCCCGGATGTGGAGCGCCGTTACCGCATCCCCGGGGGCGAATTCCAGCCCTTGAACTTCGACCGCACCGCCCACGGACCCGTCTCCTTCCGGGAGGCCCTGGGCAATTCCCTTAACCTGTCGGCAGTGCGCCTCCTTTCCCATCTAGGTCCCGAGTGTTTTTACGCCACCCTGGAGAAACTGGAGCTCATCTCTCCTGCGGCGCCGGGCCCGGAGCACTATGGCCTGGGTCTGGTGGTGGGCAATGTGGAGGTGAGTCTCCTGGCCCTGGCCCAGGCCTACGCCACCTTAGCCAACGGCGGGCTTTTTCGCCCCCTCCGTCTCCTGAAGGACAGCCCGGAACCCCCGCCCCGGCGGGTCTTCTCCGCCCAGGCCGCCTACATCATCAGCGACATCCTGACCGATCCGGTGGCCCGGGGCCGGGTCTTTGGGGCCTCCCAGGCCATGAATCCCCCCTTCCCCCTCGCCCTCAAGACCGGCACTAGCAGCCGCTACCGGGACTGCTGGGCGGTGGGCTATACCCGGGACCATACCCTGGCGGTGTGGGTGGGGAACTTCGACGGCCACCCCACCCGGGAGGCCAGCGGAGCTCAGGTGGCCGCCCCCATCCTGGCGGCCTTGGCCGCGGAACTCTACCGCCACCGGCCCCCAGAGCCCCTGCCCCGGCCTGCGGGACTGGTGGCCATGGATATCTGCGCCTTTTCCGGCCAGCGCCCCGGGCCGGCCTGCCCGCACCGCACCCGGGAGCTGTTCATCGCCGGGGCCGAGCCCGGCGAGATCTGCACCCTGCACCACCCCGGGGAGCCCTGGCACCGCTTGACCCCGGAGTACGCCGGCTGGCTCAAGGGCCGCCACCTCAAAGCCAGCGCCGGCCGCTTCCGCCTGGCCGGGTTTCCCGCCGACCTGGAGCGCCTATTCCATCCCACCCCCATATCCACGACCCAGACTTGGCCCTCGCCGGCAAAGGGAGCAATTTCCATGCCAGATCGGCACACCACGGGGGGCGGGGTGTCCATTGTCCGGCCGCTGGCAGGGGAGCGGTATGTGCTGCCTCCAGGGTCGGCGTCCTTAAGCCTCACCGCCGCCGCGGAGGTGCAAGCCCCCCTGCCGGCGGTCAGCTGGTACCTCAACGGCCGGGAGCTGGCCCGGGTGGGGCCGCCCTATGAGGTGGAACTCCAGCTTCCCCGGGGCCGGCATCGCCTGGCGGCCCTGGACCCCCTAGGGTTTGGCGATGAGGTGGAGGTGAGGGTGGAATGA